A genomic segment from Bombus affinis isolate iyBomAffi1 chromosome 13, iyBomAffi1.2, whole genome shotgun sequence encodes:
- the LOC126923516 gene encoding inositol hexakisphosphate and diphosphoinositol-pentakisphosphate kinase isoform X3, which produces MSYTELEHGYQGLRSASRPIFYVGDLNTVQPTLVGPVASSIYRSSKRAELSDGCSNDDGCMGGSDLEGEGKQVLVGICAMAKKSQSKPMKEILTRLEEFEYIKIVVFPEEVILKESVEDWPIVDCLISFHSKGFPLDKAINYANLRNPFIINNLPMQYDIQDRRRVYAILESEGIEIPRYAVLDRDSSDPKHHELVESEDHVEVNGVTFNKPFVEKPVSAEDHNIYIYYPTSAGGGSQRLFRKIGSRSSVYSPESRVRKTGSYIYEDFMPTDGTDVKVYTVGPDYAHAEARKSPALDGKVERDSEGKEIRYPVILSNAEKLISRKVCLAFKQTVCGFDLLRANGQSFVCDVNGFSFVKNSNKYYDDCAKILGNMILRELAPTLHIPWSVPFQLDDPPIVPTTFGKMMELRCVVAVIRHGDRTPKQKMKVEVRHPKFFEIFAKYDGYKHGHIKLKRPKQLQEILDTARSLLAEIQHRAAGPELEEKQGKLEQLKSVLEMYGHFSGINRKVQMKYQPRGRPRGSSSDDDRLGEPSLVLILKWGGELTPAGRIQAEELGRIFRCMYPGGQGRHLSGDYAGAQGLGLLRLHSTFRHDLKIYASDEGRVQMTAAAFAKGLLALEGELTPILVQMVKSANTNGLLDNDCDSSKYQNMVKTRLHELLQQDREFTCEDREQINPGNALSINAAMDFVKNPVRCCQHVHTLIQKLMDIVRIKKDDPKTKDAILYHGETWELMGRRWGKIEKDFCTKNKRFDISKIPDIYDCIKYDLQHNNHTLQFEHAEELYIYSKYLADIVIPQEYGLTVQEKLTIGQGICTPLLKKIRADLQRNIEETGEETVNRLNPRYSHGVSSPGRHVRTRLYFTSESHVHSLLTVLRYGGLLDVMKDEQWRRAMEYVSMVSELNYMSQIVVMLYEDPTKDPSSEERFHVELHFSPGVNCCVQKNLPPGPGFRPHSRNESSHNVGESGGSAQDTISQCSTRIEEEDVEMGILEDDFMNPPLQSETPPRTMETDTVDAMIDSPTTSRGVDMMDLHPNMMDEPFDSGFLQSSAPIPISARTVAGHEAARLGSQLAASQRQRRDAERGTIVEPRARSYDHQRQDKPEKAADKLQYQSLDAVNKEEKHVTEQRYLERSGQVLLNVPTEKFSLPHSFSSPEFPVPSIKTSTLRSTPLVTLHTSPLISPNSRSSDVTDIVLPIPTIRSSFFNIDLEQSYDFNPPTQSKKYGRSHSETILPGIERSGELIDSSKPPPSNPWLKRSFFSLSLHERTPKTVTSAGRIKLDKCSRSLSPYVPKCLCYNCNVSELILRSRDLPPVERFNFDIYFARSLSHKFFNCSCYSSLQDVPSRFPRSVSFNDSYGCHRGITGLDHPDLPFVYLKNRPLVFPERQSAAPYLESKVDHCVIHKHQSRGHDRSEWMLFKEKEKWRFDKNIMRRKLNSDSVIGNTRVPFRKLSCPNVRPGDFSCVDSVCSDENGEVTDCSKMYRCWSCPNVNFQWHDSLVHIPNHSSMLYHMSPAHDNDVHDDHEIPRKYYYRSKSPREPFSRLQPQRSFSSPDTRPSIIQPDPTCTARRHRHSISGQMSYFKLLGYNVNKKLTGSANSLFSTAVISGSSSAPNLKDMVPPHASAVAAIEGFGGVPPIRPLETLHNALSLRQLDSFLEMMTSAPLFRTPASSPPKYPSPGGSTHESVNQNINIGGVSREYHSSDLEAVRYRKKLSKPSLDADIDSLLRYITPTPIQYKPSNDGESCDIRNQLSPTSPNSTGWSSEPQSFLSSEPSSPAPTSTGECSMSISLISNDGAQSFNVGPKFSTTPCLDVDFNEFCINIDQEHREGRGSVSYTDYYSNEDGQIRNCSFGASFNSNLQKIMRTDDLPVDNMDDDEDHTITLKQTEEQKKQDVKQIFEQKEYPSTKSSSGYKKIGRFLVESKEISDEDVRIKEADNIDKTKSPASMKTESFNIEKTQKSKDGVDVMQEQQKKKNFSRSQSVSMPKTPTQKQESNYSYKCTSKISSLSNMSDKDLENWKQSMMESKDPCSIEMKAEEPILTVASSMTGNSSVTIGFNVQDEKKEPDL; this is translated from the exons ATGTCTTACACTGAATTGGAACATGGTTATCAG GGTCTACGGAGTGCCAGCCGACCAATTTTCTACGTAGGGGATTTAAATACTGTACAACCAACCCTTGTGGGTCCTGTAGCTTCTTCTATATATCGTTCATCAAAAAGA GCCGAACTGTCGGACGGGTGTAGCAATGATGATGGATGCATGGGTGGAAGCGATTTGGAAGGAGAAGGGAAGCAAGTTTTGGTTGGAATCTGTGCGATGGCAAAAAAATCACAAAGTAAACCAATGAAGGAAATTTTAACAAGATTGGAAGAATTTGAGTACATtaaaatagtagtatttcctgaAGAAGTTATTTTGAAG GAGTCTGTAGAAGATTGGCCAATTGTTGATTGTTTAATAAGCTTCCATAGTAAAGGCTTTCCCCTTGATAAAGCTATAAATTATGCTAATCTTAGAAATCCTTTTATCATCAATAATTTGCCCATGCAATATGACATTCAG GATCGTAGGAGAGTCTATGCTATCTTAGAGAGTGAAGGTATTGAAATCCCAAGATATGCTGTCCTGGATAGAGACTCGTCTGATCCAAAAC ATCATGAACTAGTAGAATCAGAAGATCATGTCGAAGTTAATGGTGTTACATTCAACAAACCGTTTGTGGAAAAACCAGTATCTGCAGAGGATcataatatttacatttattatccTACATCTGCAGGTGGAGGCAGTCAAAGATTATTTAGGAAG ATTGGAAGTCGTAGTAGTGTATATTCACCAGAATCTCGAGTTCGTAAAACAGGTTCTTACATATACGAAGATTTTATGCCAACCGACGGTACAGACGTTAAGGTTTATACCGTGGGTCCAGATTATGCTCACGCAGAGGCAAGAAAAAGCCCTGCATTGGATGGTAAAGTCGAAAGAGATTCAGAAGGAAAAGAAATTCGCTATCCGGTTATACTAAGTAATGCTGAAAAGTTAATTAGTAGAAAAGTGTGCTTAGCTTTTAAACAAACAGTTTGTGGTTTTGATTTACTTAG GGCAAACGGGCAGTCATTTGTGTGCGACGTAAATGGGTTTAGTTTTGTAAAGAATTCTAACAAATATTATGATGACTGTGCAAAGATTTTGGGAAATATGATTTTAAGAGAATTAGCACCCACTTTACATATACCATGGAGCGTTCCTTTTCAATTGGACGATCCGCCTATTGTGCCTACAACATTtggaaaaat GATGGAATTACGATGTGTAGTTGCTGTTATAAGGCATGGAGATCGAACGCCAAAACAGAAAATGAAAGTAGAAGTTCGTCACCCGAA ATTTTTCGAGATATTCGCAAAATACGACGGCTACAAGCATGGTCATATTAAATTAAAGAGGCCTAAGCAATTGCAAGAAATATTGGATACCGCACGTAGTTTATTAGCTGAAATACAACATCGTGCTGCTGGACCTGAATTGGAAGAAAAACAAGGAAAATTAGAACAATTGAAAAGCGTCTTAGAAAT GTACGGTCATTTCTCAGGGATAAATCGCAAGGTACAAATGAAATATCAACCAAGAGGCCGACCAAGAGGAAGTTCATCAGATGATG ATCGACTTGGAGAACCTTCCCTTGTATTGATATTAAAATGGGGTGGAGAACTAACACCAGCCGGCCGTATTCAGGCAGAGGAGTTAGGAAGAATATTTCGCTGCATGTATCCTGGTGGTCAAGGTAGACACCTTAGTG gtgaTTATGCTGGTGCACAAGGTTTAGGGTTACTTAGACTTCATTCAACATTTCGACATGACTTAAAGATCTATGCAAGTGATGAAGGAAGAGTTCAAATGACAGCAGCAGCCTTCGCAAAAGGTTTACTCGCATTAGAGGGTGAATTAACGCCAATATTAGTGCAGATGGTGAAGAGTGCTAATACTAATGGTCTATTGGACAACGATTGCGATAGTAGTAAATACCAAAATAT GGTAAAAACACGACTTCATGAATTATTACAACAAGACCGAGAATTTACGTGTGAAGACAGAGAACAGATAAATCCTGGTAACGCACTGAGCATTAACGCAGCCATGGATTTTGTTAAAAATCCTGTTCGTTGCTGCCAGCATGTTCATACTTTGATTCAAAAATTAATGGACATTGTTCGTATTAAGAAAGATGATCCTAAAACCAAAG ATGCAATTCTTTATCATGGTGAAACGTGGGAATTAATGGGTCGTCGATGGGGAAAGATTGAGAAGGATTTCTGTACCAAAAATAAGAGGTTCGATATATCGAAAATCCCGGATATTTATGATTGTATAAAGTATGATTTACAACATAACAACCATACGTTGCAATTCGAACACGCGGAGGAATTGTACATTTATTCTAAGTATCTGGCAGATATAGTGATACCACAG gAATATGGATTAACAGTGCAAGAGAAGCTCACCATAGGCCAAGGTATTTGCACTCCTCTACTAAAAAAGATAAGAGCAGATTTGCAGAGAAATATCGAAGAAACTGGAGAAGAAACAGTTAATAGACTCAATCCGAG ATACTCCCATGGAGTTTCTAGTCCCGGTCGGCATGTACGCACAAGACTTTACTTTACAAGTGAAAGCCACGTACATTCTTTGTTGACTGTTTTACGTTATGGTGGTTTACTTGAT GTAATGAAAGATGAACAATGGCGTCGAGCTATGGAGTATGTTAGTATGGTTTCGGAATTAAATTACATGTCTCAAATTGTAGTTATGTTGTACGAAGATCCAACTAAAGATCCTAGCAGCGAAGAACGTTTTCACGTTGAATTGCATTTCAGTCCTGGTGTAAATTGTTGTGTGCAAAAGAATTTACCACCAGGACCAGGTTTTAGACCCCATTCACGCAATGAGAGTAGCCATAATGTA GGTGAAAGTGGTGGTTCTGCTCAAGATACCATTTCACAATGTAGCACCCGAATAGAGGAAGAAGATGTAGAGATGGGAATTTTGGAAGACGATTTTATGAATCCACCATTGCAATCT GAAACACCTCCACGAACAATGGAAACAGATACTGTAGATGCAATGATAGATAGTCCAACAACCAGTAGAGGAGTTGATATGATGGACTTACATCCTAACATGATGGATGAACCATTTGATAGTGGCTTTTTGCAGAGTTCTGCGCCCATTCCAATAAG TGCTAGAACCGTAGCTGGTCATGAAGCAGCAAGACTTGGTAGTCAATTAGCTGCAAGTCAACGTCAACGACGTGATGCAGAAAGAGGCACAATTGTTGAACCACGTGCTCGCAGTTATGATCATCAAAGACAGGACAAGCCCGAGAAAG CTGCGGACAAGCTGCAGTATCAGAGCTTGGACGCGGTCAACAAAGAAG AGAAGCATGTAACAGAGCAACGTTACTTAGAGAGATCTGGCCAGGTTTTGTTAAACGTGCCAACGGAAAAATTCAGTCTGCCACACTCCTTTAGTTCACCGGAGTTTCCAGTTCCTTCGATAAAAACCTCCACTTTGAGATCGACACCCTTGGTGACTTTGCACACATCTCCTCTAATCTCACCGAACAGCCGGAGCTCTGATGTGACGGATATCGTGTTACCAATCCCCACGATTCGTTCTTCGTTTTTCAATATCGATCTCGAACAGTCTTACGATTTTAATCCACCTACTCAGAGTAAGAAATACGGACGTTCTCATTCAGAGACGATTCTTCCTGGGATTGAGCGTAGCGGTGAGTTGATCGATTCCTCGAAACCGCCACCAAGCAATCCGTGGTTAAAGCGATCCTTTTTTTCGTTATCCTTGCACGAAAGAACCCCAAAGACAGTGACATCCGCGGGACGGATCAAACTAGACAAATGTTCTCGTTCATTGTCACCTTACGTACCTAAATGTCTTTGTTATAATTGTAATGTCTCGGAACTGATTCTGAGAAGCAGAGATCTACCGCCTGTCGAGCGTTTCAACTTTGATATCTATTTTGCACGCTCGCTCTCACATAAGTTTTTCAATTGTTCCTGTTACTCGAGCCTCCAGGATGTACCCAGTCGTTTCCCTCGTAGTGTTTCTTTCAATGATAGCTATGGGTGTCACAGAGGAATCACCGGACTAGATCATCCTGATTTACCCTTTGTATATCTAAAGAATAGGCCTCTTGTGTTTCCTGAGAGACAGAGTGCTGCTCCTTATTTAGAGTCAAAGGTCGATCATTGTGTCATACATAAACATCAGTCAAGGGGTCACGATCGCAGTGAATGGATGCTGtttaaggaaaaagaaaagtggAGGTTTGATAAGAATATAATGAGACGAAAATTGAATAGTGATAGTGTAATTGGGAATACACGTGTACCGTTCCGGAAGTTATCCTGTCCCAATGTGAGACCTGGTGACTTTTCTTGTGTTGATTCCGTTTGTTCAGACGAAAATGGTGAAGTTACCGATTGTTCAAAAATGTACAGATGCTGGTCTTGTCCCAATGTGAATTTCCAGTGGCACGATAGCCTGGTACATATACCAAATCATAGTAGTATGCTTTATCATATGTCCCCTGCGCACGATAATGATGTTCACGACGATCACGAGATTCCTCGCAAGTATTACTATCGCTCCAAGAGTCCACGTGAACCGTTCTCCCGACTCCAGCCTCAACGATCCTTCTCATCTCCAGACACACGACCTTCGATCATTCAACCTGACCCTACCTGCACAGCAAGGCGCCACCGTCACAGTATCTCCGGACAGATGAGTTATTTCAAGCTGTTGGGCTACAACGTCAACAAAAAATTGACTGGATCAGCAAACAGTTTGTTCAGCACAGCTGTTATCAGTGGATCCTCCAGTGCGCCAAATCTCAAGGATATGGTACCACCTCATGCCTCTGCTGTTGCTG CAATAGAAGGTTTTGGTGGTGTACCGCCAATAAGACCTTTAGAAACTCTTCACAATGCATTGTCATTACGTCAATTGGATTCCTTTTTGGAAATGATGACCAGTGCGCCTCTGTTTCGAACACCCGCCTCTTCGCCTCCAAAGTATCCTTCACCTGGTGGATCAACCCACGAATCGGTTAACCAAAATATCAATATTGGAGGAGTCAGTCGCGAGTACCACTCTTCCGACCTGGAAGCTGTCAGGTACCGTAAGAAATTAAGTAAACCATCCTT AGATGCAGACATTGATTCTCTTCTTAGGTACATCACGCCAACGCCCATACAGTATAAACCTTCGAACGATGGAGAATCTTGTGATATAAGAAATCAGTTGTCACCAACCAGCCCTAATA GTACTGGATGGAGCAGTGAACCACAATCATTTCTCTCTTCTGAACCCTCATCTCCTGCACCGACTTCAACAGGAGAATGCAGTATGTCTATAAGCTTAATCAGCAATGACgg TGCTCAATCGTTTAATGTGGGTCCTAAATTTTCCACAACTCCCTGCTTGGATGTGGATTTTAAcgaattttgtataaatatcgaTCAAGAGCATAGAGAGGGTCGTGGTAGTGTAtcatatacagattattatagCAATGAAGATGGTCAAATACGAAACTGTAGTTTTGGAGCAAGCTTCAATTCTAATTTACAAAAGATCATGCGTACTGATGATCTTCCGGTTGATAATATGGATGATGATGAGGACCATACTATAACTTTAAAACAAACTGAAGAGCAGAAAAAGCAAGATgtgaaacaaatatttgaaCAGAAGGAATATCCAAGCACAAAATCTAGTAGTGGCTATAAGAAAATTGGaag ATTCCTTGTTGAAAGCAAGGAAATATCAGACGAAGACGTCAGGATTAAAGAAGCAGATAATATAGACAAGACAAAATCACCTGCTTCTATGAAAACTGAATCTTTTAATatagaaaaaacacaaaaaagcAAAGATGGTGTTGATGTTATGCAAGAGCAacagaagaaaaaaaatttttctCGATCTCAGAGTGTTTCTATGCCAAAAACTCCTACACAGAAGCAAGAATCAAATTACAGCTACAAATGTACTTCAAAGATAAGCTCTCTTTCAAATATGTCAGATAAAGATTTGGAGAATTGGAAGCAGAGCATGATGGAATCAAAAGATCCTTGCTCCATAGAAATGAAGGCAGAGGAGCCAATTCTGACTGTAGCAAGTAGCATGACAGGTAACTCTAGCGTGACAATAGGTTTTAATgttcaagatgaaaaaaaagaacctgatctttaa